In Primulina eburnea isolate SZY01 chromosome 5, ASM2296580v1, whole genome shotgun sequence, a single window of DNA contains:
- the LOC140832765 gene encoding F-box protein At3g12350-like: protein MEPILPLSFIDFPEDVQLCIISFLHQLELEAFASTSKKYFDLCNNDERLWFLKCSRRWGSQTQINNWGGGKISYRNLFRLLNQYENLIGCWIYDYISAGYSKLVLFEWGPFYITGNRVLPSQHRGYDVIKKPFLWITATSDGQTLNYLDRDETLSLTEKDLFREDSEKLRGTELILVDIDLSENRCLWLRENRQFSEFRKLVHAGNGREEYEIVYRSPPDGLMAQIKEILASKAGVRDIPLSKKERRTERQREREKQRDVRRWRSQRFQKITNHSPTPSRQLQGLWKGIGPDKKLNLYLVSYGERFDSIYGEIVGNSSRFLITHDSVFTSRASAFTESPISPEEEQTYSTRTHLRPIVISNQAEQDRSAAPFGDEYLDVWRMFYAISPLFSYHGFDDGRIWLYADGTFGFGFLGGNYIVDLKPLLKNGLLLDAIA from the exons ATGGAGCCAATTCTTCCATTATCATTCATCGATTTTCCGGAGGATGTGCAGCTTTGCATCATCTCATTCCTCCACCAATTGGAGCTTGAGGCTTTTGCATCCACCTCCAAGAAATACTTTGATCTTTGCAATAACGACGAGCGACTTTGGTTTCTCAAGTGCAGTCGCCGGTGGGGTTCCCAAACCCAAATCAACAACTGGGGTGGCGGCAAAATCTCGTACAGAAACCTCTTCCGCTTGCTAAACCAATACGAAAACCTGATTGGATGCTGGATCTACGACTATATCTCTGCTGGATACTCGAAACTCGTGCTCTTCGAATGGGGTCCGTTTTACATAACTGGGAACAGGGTTTTGCCGTCTCAACATAGGGGATATGATGTGATAAAGAAACCTTTCCTATGGATCACGGCTACCTCTGATGGGCAGACGCTGAATTATCTAGACAGGGATGAAACGCTTTCCTTAACAGAGAAGGATCTGTTTCGTGAAGATTCAGAGAAACTCAGGGGTACAGAATTGATTCTAGTGGATATCGATTTATCGGAGAATCGTTGCTTGTGGTTACGGGAGAATCGCCAGTTTTCGGAGTTTAGGAAGCTAGTGCACGCTGGGAATGGACGTGAAGAGTACGAGATTGTATACAGGTCCCCGCCGGATGGATTGATGGCTCAGATAAAGGAGATACTGGCAAGCAAAGCTGGTGTTCGGGATATTCCGCTGTCGAAGAAGGAGAGGAGGACGGAAAGGCAAAGAGAGAGGGAGAAGCAGCGGGATGTGCGCAGATGGCGTTCCCAACGTTTTCAGAAAATAACGAATCACTCTCCCACTCCGTCTAGACAACTTCAAGGCTTGTGGAAG GGTATCGGCCCCGACAAAAAGCTGAATTTGTATCTAGTGTCCTATGGCGAACGTTTCGACAGTATTTATGGTGAAATTGTGGGAAACAGCTCCAGATTTCTGATTACTCATGATTCGGTATTTACTTCTCGAGCTTCAGCTTTCACCGAATCTCCCATTTCCCCTGAAGAGGAACAGACTTACAGTACTCGCACGCATCTCCGGCCCATCGTTATATCTAACCAAGCCGAACAAGATCGCAGTGCGGCCCCATTTGGGGACGAATATTTAGATGTGTGGCGCATGTTCTACGCCATTTCACCTCTGTTCTCATATCATGGATTCGACGACGGGAGAATATGGCTCTACGCAGATGGGACATTTGGATTCGGGTTTCTTGGAGGTAATTACATTGTTGATCTGAAACCTCTGCTTAAGAATGGCCTTCTTCTCGATGCTATAGCTTAA
- the LOC140832766 gene encoding uncharacterized protein, whose protein sequence is MDEQERKEYFSLPPDYVTIGMLRERWIQKQEEEKLKEDQEQQVLQESQNFEKDCKNQPHGELEVCHRFDNHGPREGVGKVGGEMDFIEEREKGKEKMGWSGDGRIMNKRHYRSKNKKYGKKRNGHIDTEKRRNPRPKEGLDLVEMKNGSKGVEIILKNKEKVGIAGFPCGESSGTQGIGKRVNVGMIEVLPKNGAREGSSQISTALDVRRDGFSGGFRSEENGHWDEGFCGKEHGVKLKELKDNYSLEKKMGDEVLQIDRKGNGRKRGQRRHQDTLVLENKVEDTVLAEKDKNDGFRGYGDRRGNLREKFENLTIDDRKGPYMGSKVERKFGGGNSRHVKSGRLKVDWKMKQSNFGMVWVKKEQSGAVGGEASSMGASPDE, encoded by the exons ATGGATGAACAGGAAAGGAAGGAGTATTTCTCGCTTCCACCAGACTACGTTACGATCGGCATGCTACGAGAGCGATGGATCCAGAAACAGGAGGAGGAGAAGCTGAAAGAGGATCAGGAACAACAGGTGCTTCAGGAaagccaaaattttgaaaaagattGTAAAAATCAGCCGCATGGAGAACTGGAGGTCTGTCATCGGTTCGATAACCATGGGCCTCGCGAAGGAGTGGGGAAAGTAGGCGGAGAGATGGATTTTATCGAAGAGAGAGAAAAGGGGAAGGAGAAGATGGGCTGGTCAGGAGATGGCAGAATAATGAATAAGAGGCACTACCGtagcaaaaataaaaaatacggGAAGAAGAGAAATGGACATATAGATACAGAGAAAAGGCGGAATCCTAGGCCTAAAGAGGGGCTTGATCTTGTTGAAATGAAAAATGGCTCTAAAGGAGTGGAGATTATTCTCAAGAACAAGGAGAAGGTGGGGATCGCGGGGTTTCCGTGTGGGGAAAGCAGTGGAACTCAAGGGATTGGGAAAAGAGTGAATGTAGGTATGATTGAGGTGTTGCCAAAAAATGGCGCGAGGGAGGGAAGTTCACAGATTTCAACGGCGCTGGATGTGAGAAGAGACGGATTTAGTGGTGGTTTTCGAAGTGAGGAGAATGGTCATTGGGATGAAGGTTTCTGTGGCAAAGAGCATGGAGTTaaactgaaagagttgaaggacAACTATTCTTTGGAAAAGAAGATGGGGGATGAAGTTCTTCAAATTGATAGGAAAGGAAATGGTAGAAAGCGAGGGCAGAGAAGGCATCAAG ATACATTGGTGCTGGAGAACAAAGTGGAGGACACAGTACTTGCAGAGAAGGATAAGAATGATGGATTTAGGGGATATGGGGATAGGAGGGggaatttgagagaaaaattcgaGAATCTCACTATTGATGATAGGAAAGGACCTTACATGGGATCAAAAGTGGAGAGGAAGTTTGGTGGCGGCAACAGCCGGCATGTGAAGTCTGGAAGACTTAAAGTAGACTGGAAAATGAAGCAGAGTAACTTCGGTATGGTGTGGGTGAAAAAGGAGCAGTCAGGTGCTGTTGGTGGCGAAGCTAGTTCCATGG GAGCTTCGCCAGATGAATAG
- the LOC140831703 gene encoding protein SOB FIVE-LIKE 5-like: protein MNISTSECSSECESGWTMYLDQTSNSTDRFTRDFAKNRKENAADSYAYEDDEDLSMVSDASSGPPPRFQEYGNYAAPATARGGENQFFRGYASSVSEDANKKKSKQKIKTKETRNSQRQQNFCLADTASSPVFHYPQDNVAPSGFSQVFSAANFESESTPKKQLGFIKSSTKGKSGSFLGRKGSKKDQKGI, encoded by the exons ATGAATATATCAACCTCTGAATGCAGCAGCGAATGCGAATCCGGTTGGACCATGTACTTGGATCAAACATCCAATTCCACGGATCGATTCACCAGGGATTTCGCCAAGAACCGTAAAGAAAACGCCGCAGATTCTTATGCCtacgaagatgatgaagatCTGTCCATGGTGTCAGATGCATCATCCGGCCCTCCCCCACGTTTTCAAGAATACGGCAACTACGCCGCTCCCGCCACGGCCCGAGGTGGTGAGAATCAGTTCTTCCGTGGCTATGCATCTTCGGTTTCGGAAGATGCTAATAAGAAGAAAAGTAAGCAGAAAATCAAAACAAAGGAGACGAGAAATTCCCAAAGGCAACAAAATTTTTGTCTCGCTGATACTGCTAGCTCACCAGTCTTTCATTATCCCCAg GACAATGTAGCTCCTTCTGGCTTTTCACAGGTCTTTTCTGCTGCAAATTTTGAG AGCGAATCTACACCAAAGAAGCAATTAGGATTCATCAAATCTTCCACAAAAGGGAAATCTG GCAGTTTTCTTGGAAGAAAAGGCAGTAAGAAAGATCAGAAGGGAATATAA
- the LOC140831922 gene encoding uncharacterized protein codes for MKAKAGQTSRFLRIVTIPIRALGKARDRYVKSLTDYADRVNYSTSTKFVGVSRASGLPKSFSVNPARSYDSEDFRELVRVASARSLGTSADLDVYMKQQTKTTEGPRSGVRAGMPPRSSSVAMGRIDEDKACSSFGEEINNVLNLKKELKNAPRSKSYVAWRRPAAF; via the coding sequence ATGAAGGCCAAAGCGGGACAAACAAGCAGGTTCTTGCGGATCGTAACGATCCCGATCCGGGCCCTAGGAAAAGCCCGAGACAGGTACGTGAAAAGCCTGACAGACTACGCTGACAGAGTTAACTACAGCACCAGCACCAAGTTTGTCGGGGTATCACGGGCTTCGGGACTACCGAAGAGCTTCAGCGTGAACCCCGCACGGTCATACGACAGCGAGGATTTCCGCGAGCTGGTCAGGGTGGCATCGGCACGGAGCTTGGGCACGAGTGCTGATCTTGACGTGTACATGAAGCAGCAAACGAAGACGACGGAGGGGCCGAGGAGCGGAGTTCGGGCCGGAATGCCGCCTAGAAGCAGCAGTGTTGCCATGGGTAGAATAGATGAAGACAAAGCTTGCTCCTCTTTTGGTGAGGAGATTAATAATGTTTTGAATTTGAAGAAAGAATTGAAGAATGCTCCGAGAAGTAAAAGTTACGTTGCTTGGAGGAGACCTGCGGCCTTTTGA
- the LOC140832767 gene encoding uncharacterized protein, with product MAEADASSPRSLAEQYLLKEKEQKPEMAAKAGGGSEVNHMIEAPAEETVQKNEEAPAVVDSEDSPATAEEGGEASAGESTESSPASETNDDANAASEESNDSPGSENSVDQEAEEAPEIKIETAPADFRFPTTNQTRHCFTRYVEYHRCVAAKGEGAPECDKFAKYYRSLCPGEWIDRWNEQRENGTFPGPL from the exons ATGGCCGAAGCTGATGCCTCTAGTCCCCGATCCTTGGCTGAG CAATATTTATTGAAGGAGAAAGAACAGAAACCAGAAATGGCTGCAAAAGCTGGAGGAGGATCTGAGGTTAATCACATGATAGAAGCTCCTGCTGAGGAAACTGTTCAGAAAAATGAGGAAGCCCCGGCTGTTGTTGATAGTGAAGACTCTCCTGCTACTGCTGAAGAGGGTGGTGAAGCCTCTGCAGGAGAAAGTACGGAATCCAGTCCTGCAAGTGAAACTAATGATGATGCCAATGCAGCCAGTGAAGAAAGCAATGACAGTCCCGGATCTGAGAACTCGGTTGATCAAGAAGCTGAAGAGGCTCCAGAGATCAAG ATTGAGACTGCACCAGCAGACTTTCGTTTCCCGACAACAAATCAAACCAGGCACTGCTTCACTAGATATGTTGAGTATCATAG ATGTGTTGCTGCTAAAGGTGAAGGTGCTCCAGAGTGCGACAAGTTTGCCAAATACTATCGCTCCCTTTGTCCCGGTGAATGG